A window of Chaetodon auriga isolate fChaAug3 chromosome 2, fChaAug3.hap1, whole genome shotgun sequence contains these coding sequences:
- the rplp0 gene encoding large ribosomal subunit protein uL10 encodes MPREDRATWKSNYFMKIIQLLDDFPKCFIVGADNVGSKQMQTIRLSLRDKAVVLMGKNTMMRKAIRGHLENNPALEKLLPHIKGNVGFVFTKEDLAEVRDMLLANKVPAAARAGAIAPCDVTVPAQNTGLGPEKTSFFQALGITTKISRGTIEILSDVNLIKTGDKVGASEATLLNMLNISPFSYGLIIQQVYDNGSVYSPEVLDITEASLHVRFLEGVRNIASVCLEIGYPTLASVPHSIINGYKRVLAVAVETDYSFPLADKVKAYLADPSAFAAVAAPAAAAETAAAPAAKEEAKEESEESDDDMGFGLFD; translated from the exons ATGCCCAGGGAAGACAGGGCCACGTGGAAGTCCAACTATTTTATGAAAATCATC CAACTTCTGGATGACTTTCCAAAATGCTTCATTGTGGGTGCAGACAATGTGGGCTCCAAGCAGATGCAGACCATTCGTCTGTCTCTGCGGGACAAGGCTGTGGTGCTGATGGGTAAAAACACCATGATGCGCAAAGCCATCCGTGGCCATCTGGAGAACAACCCTGCCTTGGAGAA GCTCCTGCCCCACATTAAAGGAAATgtgggctttgtcttcaccAAGGAGGATCTGGCTGAGGTCAGGGACATGCTGCTGGCCAACAAG GTGCCTGCAGCTGCCCGTGCCGGAGCCATCGCCCCTTGTGATGTGACTGTGCCTGCCCAGAACACTGGTCTGGGTCCTGAGAAGACCTCTTTCTTCCAGGCTCTGGGTATCACCACCAAGATCTCCAGGGGAACCATTGAAATCTTG AGTGATGTCAATCTGATCAAGACCGGCGACAAGGTTGGTGCCAGCGAGGCCACACTGCTCAACATGCTGAACATCTCACCCTTCTCCTACGGACTCATCATCCAGCAGGTGTATGACAATGGCAGCGTCTACAGCCCTGAGGTGCTCGACATCACAGAGGCTTCTCTGCACGTCAGGTTCCTGGAG GGTGTGAGGAACATCGCTAGCGTGTGTCTGGAGATTGGTTACCCCACTTTGGCTTCTGTCCCCCACTCCATCATCAATGGCTACAAGAGAGTCCTGGCTGTCGCTGTGGAGACAGACTACTCCTTCCCCTTGGCAGACAAG GTCAAGGCCTACCTGGCTGACCCATCTGCTTTTGCTGCTGTAGCAGCACccgcagcagctgcagagaccgctgcagctccagctgctAAGGAGGAGGCTAAGGAAGAGTCTGAGGAATCAGATGATGACATGGGCTTCGGTCTGTTCGACTAA
- the LOC143335000 gene encoding golgin subfamily A member 7-like, with protein MAETHSLQDLQQPAVSSKVFIQRDYSSGTICKFQTKFPSELESRLDKQQFEETIQTLNNLYAEAEKLGGKSYLEGCLACLTAYTIFLCMETHYEKVLKKIARYIKDQNEKIYAPRGLLLTDPIERGLRVVEITIFEDRSIGSGR; from the exons ATGGCTGAG accCACAGCTTGCAGGACCTCCAGCAGCCAGCTGTCTCCTCCAAGGTGTTCATTCAGAGAGACTACAGCTCAGGAACCATCTGCAAGTTCCAGACCAAGTTCCCCTCTGAACTTGAGTCAAGG CTTGATAAGCAGCAGTTTGAGGAGACCATCCAGACTCTAAACAACCTGtatgcagaggcagagaaactAGGGGGGAAGTCTTATTTGGAGGGCTGCTTGGCTTGTCTAACTGCCTATACAATCTTCCTCTGTATGGAGACACACTATGAAAAG GTGTTAAAGAAGATCGCCAGGTACATTAAGGACCAGAATGAGAAGATATATGCTCCCAGGGGCTTGCTGTTGACTGACCCCATAGAGAGAGGCCTCAGAGTT GTTGAAATTACAATTTTTGAAGACAGAAGCATTGGCTCTGGAAGATAA
- the r3hcc1 gene encoding R3H and coiled-coil domain-containing protein 1 encodes MAFHEYLPKQECQFMHQVKDELETYQQKSYRKSVLLFPPLPSRLRYLIHNHVEDLPELTTFSVGESWCRRVVVCHSELRADVEEDIDLESNNDSCEEPLRCRRREETEDNVKPKSSIVSRSRGPKRPDKPLYMPRAARERLSLQNSEGLLGDQEPPSPASSSYSCISSSSDSCFCPETTENTESSPTSTQECLPSVTDCVANQVADSPVLCPQGQTLHEAEPLVWDQNLSCFADMTLEEDEKDKEDLPSVPCQDVTEEIKAHLKDAVAVSIKHVLSDYSVYVNVCISINPDEFRHVIEIYDFPALFKTDDLLDAFTEYSDGGMKIKWVDNTHALGVFSSESAAIHALSICHPLLKARALAEGSKKAKAKAIRWAEFIQPVKERPRTDCAVAQRMVTRALGLRGRGRAQRY; translated from the exons ATGGCATTTCATGAATATCTCCCAAAGCAAGAATGTCAATTCATGCACCAAGTCAAAGATGAGTTGGAAACATACCAACAGAAGAGCTACCGCAAGAG tGTGCTCCTGTTCCCCCCTCTACCCAGCAGACTGCGATACCTGATCCACAATCATGTAGAGGACCTGCCAGAGCTCACCACCTTCTCAGTAGGGGAGAGCTGGTGCCGTAGGGTGGTGGTCTGCCACTCTGAGCTCAG gGCTGATGTAGAGGAAGACATTGACCTGGAGAGCAACAATGACTCGTGTGAAGAGCCCCTAAGATGTAGACGTAGGGAGGAGACGGAAGACAATGTCAAGCCTAAATCTTCGATCGTGTCACGAAGCCGAGGACCAAAGAGGCCGGACAAACCCCTTTACATGCCACGAGCTGCTCGGGAGAGACTATCCTTACAAAACTCAGAAGGACTCTTAGGAGACCAAGAGCCGCCCAGTCCAGCATCAAGTAGCTATAGCTGCATCAGCAGTTCGTCTGACTCTTGTTTCTGTCCTGAaactacagaaaacacagagtcCTCACCCACATCCACACAGGAATGTCTCCCCAGTGTCACGGACTGTGTCGCCAACCAGGTTGCTGACAGCCCAGTGCTTTGTCCTCAGGGGCAGACGCTGCATGAAGCTGAGCCCCTAGTTTGGGACCAGAATTTGTCCTGCTTTGCTGACATGACTCTGGAGGAGGACGAGAAGGACAAGGAAGACCTTCCCAGTGTGCCCTGCCAAGATGTAACTGAAGAG ATCAAGGCACACCTGAAAGACGCAGTGGCAGTTTCCATTAAGCACGTTCTCAGTGACTACTCCGtatatgtgaatgtgtgcatcagTATCAACCCAGATGAGTTTCGCCACGTGATCGAGATCTATGACTTCCCAGCTCTATTCAAAACAGACGACCTCCTGGATGCTTTCACAGAATACAG TGATGGTGGAATGAAGATCAAGTGGGTAGACAACACACACGCCCTGGGAGTTTTCTCCAGTGAGTCGGCAG CAATCCACGCCCTCTCCATCTGCCATCCACTGCTGAAGGCGAGAGCACTGGCTGAAGGGAGCAAAAAAGCCAAAGCCAAGGCCATCAGATGGGCAG AGTTTATCCAGCCAGTGAAGGAACGTCCTCGCACAGACTGTGCGGTTGCCCAGCGGATGGTGACCAGAGCTCTGGGGCTGCGGGGACGAGGCAGAGCGCAGCGATATTGA
- the loxl2a gene encoding lysyl oxidase homolog 2A — translation MLRPVAVLCLLSTFLCTWVLCGAQSDSGTPVIQLRLAGEKRKHYEGRVEVFYNGEWGTVCDDDFSIYAAQVVCRELGFLDAESWSPSAKYGRGEGHIWLDNVHCSGGEKSLAQCQSNGFGVSDCKHSEDVGVVCNQKRIPGFKFIRNQANIDDGVPVQVEDVRIRATYSHRKRIPITDGFLEVKDGGKWRQICNEDWTEKNSRVICGMYGFPGEKRVNTRPYRLLAKRRKKNYWGFSVNCTGNEADLSECKLGREIEPKGNLTCDHGMPVVISCVPGRTFAPSVSAGYRKAYRVEQPLVRLRGGAMIGEGRVEVLKNGEWGTVCDDNWNIRAATVVCRELGFGSAKEALTGARLGQGIGPVHMNEVECSGFEKSLTECSFNRDALGCSHEEDAAVKCNVPAMGFNNRLRLGGGRNPYEGRVEVLAERNGSLVWGTVCSDSWGTMEAMVVCRQLGLGFASHAFQETHYWQGDASADAVVMSGVRCSGTELTLDQCLHHGKHIHCPKGGGRFAAGVSCTQTAPDLVLNAQAVEQTTYLEDRPMYVLQCAQEEHCLSSSADKADPSSYRRLLRFSSQIHNNGQSDFRPRAAHHSWVWHECHRHYHSMEVFTHYDLLSLNGTKVAEGHKASFCLEDTHCDEGIQKRYECANFGAQGITVGCSDTYRHDIDCQWIDITDLKPGDYIFQVVINPNYEVAESDYTNNIMRCRSRYDGQRMWTYNCRIGGSLSSETEEVFPGLLTNQLSHR, via the exons ATGCTGCGCCCAGTCGCCGTCCTTTGCCTCTTGTCCACCTTCTTGTGCACGTGGGTGCTGTGCGGCGCTCAGTCAGACTCTGGCACCCCAGTAATCCAGCTACGTCTAGCcggggagaagaggaagcacTATGAAGGGCGGGTGGAAGTTTTCTACAATGGAGAGTGGGGGACGGTGTGCGATGATGACTTCTCCATCTACGCTGCCCAAGTGGTGTGCAGAGAGCTTGGCTTCCTGGATGCCGAGTCCTGGTCGCCCTCTGCCAAGTACGGAAGAGGAGAAG GCCATATCTGGTTAGACAATGTGCACTGCAGCGGCGGAGAGAAGAGCCTGGCTCAGTGTCAGTCCAATGGCTTCGGAGTGTCTGACTGCAAACACTCCGAAGATGTCGGAGTGGTGTGCAACCAGAAACGCATTCCAGGCTTCAAGTTCATCCGGAACCAGGCCAACATCGACGAC GGTGTCCCGGTGCAGGTGGAGGATGTGAGGATCAGGGCCACTTACTCTCACAGGAAAAGGATTCCCATCACAGATGGCTTTTTGGAGGTTAAAGACGGAGGCAAGTGGAGACAGATCTGTAACGAGGATTGGACGGAGAAGAACAGCAGGGTCATCTGTGGCATGTACGGCTTCCCCGGGGAGAAACGCGTGAATACCCGACCCTACAG ATTGCTGGCCAAGCGTCGTAAGAAGAACTACTGGGGTTTCTCTGTCAACTGCACCGGCAACGAGGCCGACCTGTCCGAATGTAAGCTGGGCCGAGAGATCGAGCCGAAGGGCAACCTCACCTGTGATCATGGCATGCCTGTCGTGATCAGCTGTGTGCCTGGACGTACGTTTGCTCCCAGCGTCAGCGCCGGCTACAGGAAGGCCTACAGGGTGGAG CAACCCTTGGTGCGTCTGAGAGGCGGAGCAATGATCGGCGAGGGGCGAGTGGAGGTGTTGAAGAATGGGGAGTGGGGAACAGTGTGCGACGACAACTGGAACATTCGAGCGGCCACCGTGGTGTGTCGAGAGCTCGGCTTCGGGAGCGCCAAAGAGGCTTTGACAGGCGCCCGGCTGGGACAAG GGATCGGGCCGGTCCACATGAACGAGGTGGAGTGCTCTGGGTTTGAAAAGTCACTGACCGAGTGCTCCTTCAACCGTGACGCTCTGGGCTGCAGCCACGAGGAAGATGCAGCCGTCAAGTGTAATGTTCCCGCCATGGGCTTCAACAATAGA CTTCGGTTAGGTGGCGGCCGTAATCCCTACGAGGGCCGCGTGGAGGTGCTGGCAGAGAGGAACGGCTCCCTGGTGTGGGGCACAGTGTGCAGCGACAGCTGGGGGACCATGGAGGCCATGGTGGTGTGCAGACAGCTCGGCCTGGGCTTTGCCAGCCACGCCTTCCAG GAAACACACTACTGGCAGGGAGACGCCTCAGCTGATGCGGTTGTGATGAGCGGAGTGAGGTGTTCAGGAACTGAGCTGACCCTGGATCAGTGCCTACATCACGGGAAACACATTCACTGTCCCAAAGGAGGTGGACGCTTCGCTGCGGGGGTCTCTTGTACTCAGA CGGCCCCAGACCTGGTCCTCAATGCCCAGGCTGTGGAGCAGACCACCTACCTGGAGGACAGACCCATGTATGTGCTGCAGTGTGCCCAGGAGGAGCACTGTTTGTCCAGCAGTGCTGACAAAGCAGACCCCAGCTCCTACCGCCGCCTTCTCCGCTTCTCCTCCCAGATCCACAACAACGGCCAGTCAGACTTCAGGCCGCGGGCAGCTCACCACTCCTGGGTTTGGCACGAGTGTCACAG ACATTACCACAGTATGGAGGTTTTCACCCACTATGATTTGCTGAGTCTTAACGGTACTAAAGTGGCAGAGGGACATAAAGCCAGCTTCTGTCTGGAGGACACTCACTGTGATGAGG GTATCCAGAAGAGGTATGAATGCGCAAACTTCGGGGCTCAGGGCATCACAGTCGGCTGCTCAGACACCTACAGACACGACATTGACTGCCAGTGGATCGACATCACAGACTTGAAGCCTGGCGACTACATCTTTCAG GTTGTAATAAACCCAAACTATGAGGTTGCAGAATCAGATTACACCAACAACATTATGAGGTGCCGCTCCCGGTACGATGGACAACGGATGTGGACGTACAACTGTCGTATAG GTGGCTCACTGAGTTCAGAAACAGAGGAAGTGTTCCCTGGATTGCTGACCAACCAGCTTTCCCACAGGTAG